The genomic interval TACCAATCGATTTCTTTTCCTTAACTGAATCCACTAAAGAATcgtaccaaattttggcgttaacactAGCCTATACTGCCACCATCTTTATCTTCCGTTACCGGACCTGACCACGCTCACCCCTATCTCCTGAGCTCCATCGGTCTCCTCAAGCGTACATGACTAAGTGACAACCACTAGTCTGAAGATCCCCCGCGACTCCTCTCGATGGTGAGCGGCAGTGATGGCTCCTCCTTTGTGATGGCTACCCCGCGGATCCTCCTACACGTTGATAGTTAGCAGGTCTCAACTCCTCTAAAAATAGATCCGTCTAGCGCTACTTCTCCTTATCGGCACCACTTCTTATTTATCTCATGGCTAACCGTCCTCGGATAAGGAGGAGAAGTGGTgctgggagggaggagggatgaCCACGAGAAAAGATAAAAGACATAGGGAGATGGAGTGGGAGCGAAGGAGGAGCAAGGGAAAGTGCTGGCTTCTCTCAGACCGTTAGACGTCGAGCGTTGGGAGAGGACTACGCGTCGGACGTCCGATGCTTTAGggaaaaatcggacgctgacgtcagcatgacgtcagcgtccgatttacgtACAAAACTacttttaaattgatttttctcttaaattttttatccaaatcatgatccgattacaccattaaattctttgcaattaaatcttcaaaacaagaccacacatggatatattccgatgaaaaaaatagcttattattgaattatttttaaatgttgcacgatgttccaccaggtatatcggaattgtttcactaagtagatcgagaatgtttcactcgttttaatctggtgttgtttcaccttctataaaaacaatgtttcagcaaatagcgaaagaatgtttcagttcactgcaacattagatctatacatagtgaaacattataagtacactaggtggaacattttttggtgaaacaaaaaaataaaacgaattcccttaataggaggtttccaaaatatgtgggttttttgttgcaatgaaatatttcagttcactacaacattagatctatacatagtagaacattgtgagtgcactaggtgaaacattttttgcggaacaaaaaataaactaaattcccttaatagagggtttccaaaatatgtgggtgatttattGCAACGGCGTgttccactgcaacatttgatccgtacacagtgaaacatcatgagtacactagctgaaacattgtaaaactactggttgaaacatcaaaagagaccgcatgcaatattaaaaaaatcaataaaaaattaaaatatatttttgaaatataatcatgtgtggtcttgttgtaaagatttaattgtaacgaatttagtggtgcaatcagatcgtagattagataaatagtttacgataaaaaaatcttttaaagaaataagaaaagaaaagattctTTACATACTGCAATACTGCAGTGGCAcagcgtccgatttttctccACCCCGCCGATCGTCTGGGTGTGAGCATTTTCACGAGCGTCGCTGGTGGACACGCTTGTCCACTCCATCCTTTATCTCACATGAGCAACATGAGCAAGTGAAGAGACATGGATAAAAAAGAGATGTCACGTTTACTAGGATTATTCACGTGATTAATTGGATGTATGTCattgcaaaatcaattttcccGATGAAGGGTAATATTACCAGCGCACTCTATCTGTctaaaaaacaaacataaaatagataactggatgtgatatattttaatacaaCGATCAattctagatttgtttttttgcgAGGAGAGTAGATAATAATAaccttagggggtgtttagatggggctaaaactttttagctcatgtcatatcggatgtttagacgctaatttaaaatattaaacatagactaataaaaaaactaattttataaatgagagctaatccgcgagacgaattttttaagcctaattaatccataattatcaaaagtttactgtagcatcacattgtcaaaatcacGGCGTAATTAGattcaaaatattcgtctcgcgaattagtccaatgttatggaatgagttttgtaattagtgtatctttaatacttcaaatttagtgtccaaacatccgacgTGACGTGTACTTGAAATAAGTCCTAGAAGGCAGGTGAACGGGCTGTAAATTATAGCTAAAATTcatttaaaaattgaatccgcaaagaatagaaaaaacaaagcCAGGGGTAGAAATCGGAAACGACCCACGGTTTCCAAATTCCAGCAGTCTCTCTTCCCATCTCATCttgcttcccctcccctcctcactACCATCTACTCCCATCCCATCCGCCGCCAAtccgcggcggcagccggcacCGGCCTTCTtccacgccggcggccggcaccCGGCAGGCAGAGCCTACACACcaggccgccctcctcctcctcctccccggccgccggtACCTGAGGGGAAGAAGCTTCGCAGCTCGGGCTCTCACGCCCTGAGGCGTCCGGAGTTCGATGTCCGTTTGCATCTCATGGATCCGCATCACCTGAACCGCCCCACCGCCGATGACGCTgccgcggccgacgacgactgGGGTAACGCGCCCCCAAAACACACTCTCCCCTCCCCGAGTCCCCGTCACccgcggcggccatctctctctcgttctttctCCCTGTTGTTTAAACCTTTATCTAGGCTTGTAATCTTGATGCGCGGGTGTTTTAGGGATGTGGAAGAACTAGAGGTGTGATTTAGTCTGTGCTGTGTTTGTGGTGCCATGGGGCTCAATCAAATCAGACAGCCATAACTAGTAATTACCAATTAGAGATGGCGAGATTTGGTTAACAGTTTTAGCTTCAACGACTAGATATGCAAGTACCCGTAGGTGATTGTAGGTAATTATTACTAATTGTTCATAGTGCCGATAAGGAATTACTCCTATTTAAACTTAATTGTAGGTAATGCAGTGGCTCTGTTGAGTTACGAATAGCTGTTTAATAGAACTAAATTATGAATAGCTGTTTAATAGAATCTAAATTGCGATTACAATGATAAACGGGTGAAAAAGGTTTGGGAGCTTTTTTTAGTCATCTGCTATACCTCTATTTTTTACTTCGCAGTCTATAATCTGAGCTGTCAGCCATTCTAGTTACAGACATGTTTAAAGTTATTTAGATTTGTTGTATCAGATTTGTATCACTTAATTTGTTGTCAAAGTACTTTTCATGATTATACCTTGATATATACCCACTCTAAGTAATCTTGAAGACCATGATAGGTCAGAAAGGTcaacaaaaaaaagagttaGCAGTAAAGAACTATGATGCTTTATCATCAACTCATTCTTTAGTCCTGTTTTGGATAGGGggatttggattcaaatttgaactaacTCTAAAGAGAAACCCTCTCACCCATACAGTCCATTAGGATAATTTAGACTTATTGGTAACAATAAAATTGATGTTTCAGCTAATTCTTTGTTGATGTTCTGTTCTCTGTTTTTTATAGCCATTGCAGACAGTACGGAATCTTACATAGGCTTGATTTTCGCAAAGAAAAAAACTGTGGAGTTATTTTAATGTTGGTGACCTTTAATTTATAGCTGCCTTTGTTGTGATTCCATTGAGCATTTTTTTCTCACTACCTCTTGCGTGATAGTTTTTTCAATAACTTGATCTAAAACTAtgaatttttcattttattctTAAACTGCAATTAATCTgcatatgtattatttttttatcattttcaCCTCTCATCTCATCCCCATCTAATATCAATAGAATCCAACTTTCTGTCTATCCATCGAACTGTTTCTTCTCCATGTCATTGCTCATTTACCTGCTCATTATTCAGTGCCAATCtgctccatctctctccttcctgTCACTATTGTGCCTTACAGATTCATGTGAGGAAACTACACTAATGTAGTGGAAAAACCAAAGACCTAAACAAACTGATGGCatgaattttaaaaaagaaactaattcaTATCATAGTAGACAAATAGTTCTACATTGGAAAGACTATTTCTCTTAGGAAAAAGGCAACTCATGAGGTGGTAGGGGGATGACAGactcaccgccaccaccactagGTCCTTTTTATATACTGTAGTGGAGATGAATTTAACTGAACCTcggtaagaaaaaaaacattcagtGATGTCTGagtcaaaagaaaatattggtGTTGCATCTCTAGTTACTATGTGACAAAGTTTGGAGTATAGTTATCACTGAAATTGCTAGTTGTAGTTCTTTATCAAAATCATAGCTCCACGAACAGAAAAAATCAAGCATGGTCTTCCAATTGTGCCAGACTTTGTATCTTCTAGTTTCTCTCCAAACCAGGTTCATCAAATAATTACTCAGACCAAAGAGTGACGTATGCTCTATCAATCCATGTTGCTGGGGACACAGGTCAAAGATCTCTTGTAAAGAACTAAAAATGGTTTCATGTGTCTTGAGTGGTTTCGTTTGATAAGTTTTGCAGGTTTTACCTTGAAAATGGTTGAGCTGCACATCTGAAACCTAAATTTTTGGGTtacattataaattataaaaatgttaATGCTGCTTTTGATATTTGATGCAGTAGAAACCACACCAGCTAGTCAGTCATGATTAAGAAAGAATGACAAGAGCAATGATGACTAGATGAATTGCCCAGGAATAATAAATGGTGTAATATATGATATTCATTATTGCAGTTTCATATCTAGGATAGGGGAACTGAAATTTATGTTAGTGAGCTCAATAGTTAAGCTATGGTCATGACGGCATGTATACAGATGTCAGGTGAGGACTCCTTTATCGTCGGCGCCAGAACAAATGTGGCAACAATGACGCAGCACAAATTCAGGATTAGATTGAGTTAGTTTTATCTTTCTGGGCTTGTTAGTTTTCAGTTGAGAATAATGTGGCCGGCAACAGCATTGTATAAGCTGAAGATCGGCCTATTTTGCTTAGCTTGGAGATTAGGTTATGCTGAGCTTGCGTCCTGCCTCTTCCACGCAGTGCCTATGATGGCTCCGCCACGCCATCGAGGTCCAGGGCCACATCTTGTAACCAGCTTCAAATATAGTTTATGTTGCGTTCCCTCATCTATTATACTAGCCCGTGACAATAGAAGCCATAATGAGGCACATTAGAAAGGACTAAACTATACATTACTTGAATGGTATGGCACAGTGGCACAGATTCCAAGTTTCTAGCCAAGAAGTAACAAGTAATACAAGGAACTGTATGTCAACTCATCCAAAGATTCCTTGATGTGGACTGACATAATGTTGGACAAACACAACTAATCCATCTCATTGTCCTAGGCTATAGCCAATGGCACGTTTTAAAGTCACCAACATAAACACATTTGAAATTGCTCTTACAATATTTATTATGCCGTTTCAATTGTACCTAAATGCCCTTTTAGACATCAGATCTCACAGGAACAATAGTTAGATATTCCCATGAAAAGTAGAGTTAGATAATATTTTGCGGCTTTGCAAAGATAATTGATAGGCAAGATGATGAAGCAGTGTAGCATTTGACTAAATGTGGAAATATGGGCTGCATCTCTAATTTCTATGCCTCCTACCCTGAAGCTGTTCTTTCCACTCCCAAGATTCTGCTTGCTAGATCTCGTTACTAGTTGCATTTGTTTTCTTAGTTCTCTTATCAGTTAGGTGATTTCTTTAGGCTGATTTGGTTGCTCAAGTTCATCTGTCTTTGGATTTGTCTGCACCCCTTCGTTTCCAGGCTTCTTTACGTTTTCTTTGTCAATTGCTCCTGACATTATTATACTTTCATTTGGAGGATCAATCACCAGTTCAGTATTGAGGAAAATGTTCTTACATGTGTGTAATGTCACAGATAATGATGGCTTTGTGATACCAAGCTTGAGTGTTGAAGAATCTGATCTTGGTGATTGGGAAGCTGCACAGGTTTCTCGTCCTCAACCACCTCCAAAGGTCTCTTTCACATCACACTATTCTTTTGTTTATCCCTTTACCAAAGCAAAATAGCAAACACAGGCTTATCTTTATTTCCTTGCGCCTTGAACAAGGTTCAACCACACTGTACAGTGACAAACAGACTGTGCCATGCTTTAGGAAACATACCTGCCCCAACAGAAAGTAGAGTTGGATGCAATAAGACCACTATACTTTATAGAGCAGCTTCAAAGCTAAACTCTGGCCATCACTCGTACATAATCACCATGTATTTGTCTTTACTTTCCCCCAACTTTAGATACGATAATCCCTTTTTCCCCCTACAGGCTACCAAGGATACCGAGAAGATATATCTTGGACCGCACGGCGCACCGCCATCTCGAGCAAAGAAGCAAGAGGACACTGCAGCAGCTGCCACTGGGTACCGCGACAAGAGCAAGGTGAAGGAAGCTGATCAAAAGGTGCTTGGAACTGGCCGGGACAACAAAGGGGGCAATAACTTCAACCGCTACAACAATGCTGGCCACCATGTCAAGGAACCCTACAAGAGATCCACTTGACCTTCTCCTCTCCACTGAGGCTTGCTCCCTGTGAaacttttctctctcctatatCAACACAGCTTGACGAAGCCAAATTTACGCGATTTGTCGGTGTGATGGATATCATTGCTGGAATTAGGACAACCTATCTTGCAGCGGCATGTATACCTGAACTGTGGCCATGTACGTACCGTCTGTTTGCTACTCTGGGCTGGAGCAATGCGTTTGCTGATTTTCTTTCGAATGGAAAAATATGTGTTGTTCCGGATGTCGCCGACACTACAGGTATCTGGAGCATTACAAAGCAGATCCATGTCTATTCCGTCTGTCATTGCCATGATTAATGTGCCTAAtacatcatcgtcgtcatctcTAGCATTGTCACATCtcacttgttatttttttttggtgctcTTTAATTTTGGCGATGATTATGGGTTGCCATGGACCGCAACGCACGGATGGATGGTTGTATTCTTCAACGTCATCGCGAAGGAATCGAAATCAAAGGACAAGCAACGATTGGAACGTAAAGCTGTTTCAAGATTACGCTACGTGCGTTCTGCTCGTTGATGCTAATTAAAGTTCCCACATGAATGTTGAGGTTTTGCTTCTCTCGGTTGGCTGACAACAAATTAAGGCTTGCCCTCCCAAAGGATGAGAGACGactagatttgtaaattttcaaaaaaaaatattttttaaatattttaataaaaatgtataaataaaaaaatctggTGCTGCATCCATCGTCTTGGAGCGTGGTCACACACTAATTTAGTCGCTGgctcacacactctctctctctactaattttttttaccaactcAGCATATTCGGCAGCATGAATGTAGTATCGTCTGCTAAAACGTTTTATTGTACTTGTAAACAAATTTATTTGCTATGTGAAAGCTAATCCGCTGTTACCCCACTATTGAAGCACATTAGAGGTGATTAATTAAGCCCCAAGCACAGCTGCTACAATCATGTTAGAAGCTGTAACCTTTGCTGCTTTGCATAGGTGTGATAGCATCAGAGATGGGTGTACATACTACACCATACAAAAGCAGCGGTCGTTGAGCAACGCACAAGACGTGTTGGATCGCTCGCTTGTAAGCGAAGGTTTTTGGGTACTATACACAGTCCAGCTACATGCATAGGTTTGTTGGCTGCTGCTACAAGTGCGAGATTCGTACAGTTTGGTTGAAGCTTTTCATCATGCAGGCTGTTGATGGTCTGGTGCTTTTGTGTGGTACACACACGCAGAAATTTCACTCCAATTTTGTGGCAATTTTTGAAAACCAtttaaacttgctctcaaattttaaaaagttccTAGCTTTTTCAAAGGAGAGGCCGCATCAACAGTAAAATTTGCAGAATTCATGTATGTCTTCATCCGAGAGCGAAACGGCACCGGCACATCAAATCGATGCTACGTCAGGCTTTGACACTAAcaatagctagctagtagtagaaCAAATGCACCGATCTGTAATTATGTACTCCTGCATAAATATGCACTAGGCATAGAgcaaagttaattaattaatcgtaaCGACAAAGATAGATTGGTATGTTAGGCTTAAAGATAATAATTAGTGCCCAACAACCCAACAACACACACCCCCAGACCGCTCCCCATGAAAGCTGCATGCCTACTGGCTCCTGCACCACTCCAATctttaattaatactccctccgtcccaaaataagtgtagttttatattatttatgttcaacgtttgaccgtttgtcttatttgaaatttttttatgattagtatttttattgctattagatgataaaacatgaataatattttatgtgtgactaaatatttcaaatttttcataaatttttcaaataagacggacggtcaaaggttgggcacggatatctacggctgcgcttattttgggacggaggtagtacttactATCATGGAaccaattttctcttaaataatTCTCCCATTCTTTTTCGTAATTTTATTCTTCTATTGATGTTCTGGTGGTTATCTTCCTAATCCTACTAGCTACTAGCATCCACTCCACAGGTCAACACTAGTAGTAGAATTGGTCCATTGACGTCAGTGCCCACTACAAAGATTTTGGAGTAGTGCTTATCATAATTTAATTTGTCAGCTTGATGGGTTGCTCAATGGCAGTTACTTTAATTCAGGGTGGCAGATGAACAGATGATTGCGTGTACATGCTTTTCCTGTATCTCGGCATTTTTGTCTCCATAACCCGCGTTTGATCCAATCTTATCTTATTCGATTATGTCTAATTAAGGGTTCAACCAATTATGCTCTGATCATTTCATCAACGGTTGATATAGCCGTGGGAAAAAGGAATTATGCAACCATTAATAGTAAaactttaatttatatatgttctaGTTGTTtaaaagttgaaaaataaacagaaacctaaaaattaactctaaaatcaagctctataatttaaattttattttcaagattttcattagcatgttttttcaacctgttaaatggtatatttcgtgcgaaaacCTTCTAtagaagttgcttaaaaaattaaacaaatatattttttaattctttataaTGGAGTCATAttaaatttatcatatatttcTCATTTCATGTGTGGCTATTGGCTAATTAGCCATTTCCCGCCTCTGTTTAGAACGAGCTCTTGTATTGAAGCCTACATGGATAACTTACGGTACATCCTAGCCATGGGGACATATTAATTTCGGCATCGTACGGTGGATAGACaacatatatacttcctccgttttccgttcatattataagacttccaagcattgtccacattcat from Oryza glaberrima chromosome 3, OglaRS2, whole genome shotgun sequence carries:
- the LOC127767968 gene encoding uncharacterized protein LOC127767968; the protein is MDPHHLNRPTADDAAAADDDWDNDGFVIPSLSVEESDLGDWEAAQVSRPQPPPKATKDTEKIYLGPHGAPPSRAKKQEDTAAAATGYRDKSKVKEADQKVLGTGRDNKGGNNFNRYNNAGHHVKEPYKRST